The Haloplanus sp. CK5-1 genome contains a region encoding:
- a CDS encoding ribonuclease H-like domain-containing protein, whose protein sequence is MTGLTTIAFDIETTGFQADGELTVVGFDSPVSSRVFLHTGTAPQTGLANRLNDTLQTPVQLSLHDSEQELLNELATFVTSTLTQRDAKLVAYNGERWNGGFDLPFLRTRLCTHGLEWPFGTLPYVDVMDVFETRFNTSEDTLSGVYEELIGAGLNERDPFTDSSEAVTVWEKGAYEPLIIHNVADIRRTRALMELAERYCSKSDFSMKSLEPVV, encoded by the coding sequence ATGACGGGGTTGACGACGATTGCCTTCGATATCGAAACGACGGGATTTCAGGCCGATGGTGAACTCACAGTAGTTGGGTTCGACTCGCCGGTCTCGTCGCGAGTGTTTCTCCATACCGGAACGGCACCACAAACAGGCCTCGCAAATCGGCTCAACGACACACTCCAGACACCTGTACAGCTCTCACTCCACGACAGCGAACAGGAACTCCTGAACGAACTGGCGACGTTTGTCACGTCGACACTCACCCAACGTGATGCAAAGCTCGTTGCGTACAACGGTGAACGGTGGAACGGAGGATTCGACCTCCCGTTCCTCCGCACACGGCTCTGTACGCACGGGCTTGAGTGGCCGTTTGGCACGTTGCCATACGTCGACGTGATGGACGTCTTCGAGACACGCTTCAATACGAGTGAAGACACACTGAGTGGCGTCTACGAGGAACTGATCGGTGCCGGATTGAACGAGCGTGATCCATTCACCGACAGTAGCGAGGCAGTCACCGTATGGGAGAAGGGTGCCTACGAGCCACTTATCATCCACAACGTCGCCGATATTCGACGGACCCGAGCGTTGATGGAGCTTGCAGAACGGTATTGCTCGAAGTCAGATTTTTCGATGAAGTCACTCGAACCAGTCGTTTGA
- a CDS encoding ISH3 family transposase produces MRLPKLKRILTDPDEYISNSQLKSLSMELLELIPMEGIEGSGLDSEEIMEVVLRAAVDTTSVNGVTTNTEDTPNREPVMDWLHTLEKEPMLDAVNDILALVAMTVLDRGGSRTICLDFMDNPFHGHPDDEDEFRRMEARDGTTKCHRYCTAFVIAQGKPLTLAVEPVDGEDSKADAVERVLARVETYPFETDQILMDRDAFVGELIGVLRETAPPVFPVITRKDSLREKLAVTASHMTEETVCEDKEYEQTYPLAVNVTYQNGDRGKSGLKQTGYAAYGLEDRTPQQVAQVYNHRSRIEKSYEKFREARALTTTPSTIIRLFYVGVGFLLEQLWLVLQWAVLARPRRGGRALPTDFTFSDGFLHGIEQVLDDELGWKQKHRTNSEGLPPGYEHGLG; encoded by the coding sequence ATGAGGCTACCAAAACTCAAACGCATCCTCACAGATCCGGACGAGTACATTTCGAACAGCCAGTTGAAGTCTCTTAGCATGGAGTTGCTTGAGCTGATACCGATGGAAGGAATCGAGGGCTCTGGCCTCGATTCCGAGGAGATCATGGAAGTCGTCTTACGAGCTGCTGTTGACACAACCTCAGTCAACGGCGTCACAACGAATACTGAGGACACGCCAAACCGCGAGCCAGTGATGGACTGGTTGCACACCCTGGAGAAAGAGCCGATGCTCGATGCTGTCAACGATATCCTCGCACTGGTGGCAATGACGGTTCTCGACCGCGGCGGGTCGAGAACCATCTGTCTGGACTTCATGGACAATCCGTTCCACGGTCATCCAGACGACGAGGACGAGTTCAGGAGAATGGAAGCACGGGACGGAACCACGAAGTGTCACCGGTACTGTACTGCGTTCGTCATCGCGCAGGGAAAGCCACTAACACTGGCAGTTGAACCAGTTGATGGCGAGGACAGCAAGGCCGACGCGGTCGAGCGCGTGCTCGCCCGCGTCGAGACATATCCATTCGAGACCGACCAGATCCTCATGGACAGAGACGCCTTCGTCGGGGAGTTAATCGGTGTTCTTCGGGAGACAGCACCGCCAGTCTTTCCGGTCATAACCCGGAAAGACTCGCTCCGGGAGAAACTTGCTGTCACTGCTTCGCATATGACAGAAGAGACGGTCTGTGAAGACAAAGAGTACGAACAGACGTATCCGCTGGCAGTGAACGTCACCTACCAGAACGGTGATCGTGGAAAATCAGGGCTCAAACAAACGGGCTACGCGGCGTACGGTCTGGAAGACCGCACGCCGCAGCAAGTGGCGCAGGTCTACAACCATCGGTCACGGATCGAGAAGAGCTATGAGAAGTTCCGCGAAGCGCGTGCTTTGACAACGACGCCATCGACGATAATTCGGCTCTTCTACGTGGGTGTCGGGTTCCTGTTGGAGCAGTTGTGGCTCGTGTTGCAATGGGCAGTGCTCGCCCGGCCACGGCGTGGCGGGCGAGCACTCCCGACAGATTTCACGTTCAGTGATGGGTTTCTCCACGGGATCGAGCAGGTGTTAGACGATGAGCTCGGCTGGAAGCAAAAGCATCGGACAAACAGTGAAGGGTTACCACCAGGATACGAGCACGGACTCGGCTGA
- a CDS encoding DUF2250 domain-containing protein — protein MVSQAEIDRLRLEADTIMTRYQQVEKALDQARSKSGDHWDTGELTVKLDTPQGEAIDVTLDLDSDPASNAQSRYERAKVLEAELEREQEIVGQLAPLPADPVAYLICYHLDAVEGNYPRSMAGHLDAQREHVESLCEDMETAGLLERVESGTVKQRRVKAKQADEVRQHHTYYRLSREGDHLLRFLDEPDGQLNVLRHLPDGHTLVRRLARGGPDYPRMTAEELDMEFEYVRHLYRALRQVGLVTEYEGSTIKGTERKLKPKDETHRKHTYYVTTDRGDKMLRRLEE, from the coding sequence ATGGTCTCGCAGGCCGAGATTGACCGCCTCAGGCTGGAAGCAGACACGATTATGACGCGCTACCAGCAGGTCGAAAAAGCGCTGGATCAGGCCCGATCCAAGTCTGGCGACCATTGGGACACAGGCGAACTGACGGTGAAACTCGACACACCCCAGGGAGAAGCAATCGACGTCACCTTGGATCTCGATTCCGATCCAGCGAGCAACGCACAATCACGGTACGAGCGGGCCAAAGTTCTCGAAGCCGAACTCGAACGCGAACAAGAGATCGTCGGCCAATTGGCCCCGCTCCCAGCCGATCCAGTCGCCTACCTAATCTGCTATCACCTTGACGCCGTTGAGGGGAACTATCCACGATCGATGGCTGGCCATCTCGATGCGCAGCGCGAGCACGTCGAATCGTTGTGCGAGGACATGGAAACAGCTGGACTGCTCGAACGCGTCGAGTCAGGCACGGTGAAACAGCGCCGCGTCAAAGCCAAGCAGGCCGACGAAGTGCGCCAGCACCACACCTACTACCGGCTCTCCCGGGAGGGTGACCATCTCCTGCGATTTCTCGATGAACCCGACGGACAGCTGAACGTCCTGCGTCACCTTCCCGACGGGCACACGCTCGTTCGACGGCTGGCGCGTGGCGGACCAGATTACCCTCGGATGACCGCCGAGGAACTGGACATGGAGTTCGAATACGTCCGCCACCTCTACCGCGCGCTTCGACAGGTCGGCCTAGTCACCGAATACGAGGGTTCCACAATCAAAGGAACCGAGCGGAAGCTGAAGCCAAAGGATGAAACTCATCGGAAGCACACGTACTACGTTACGACCGATCGTGGCGACAAGATGCTCCGACGGTTAGAGGAGTGA
- a CDS encoding ATP-binding protein, with product MAGRSDVVGTVAGPGEDPNEFVFVTPSDRSIKTGEFITYTVSADGGERSVFARVTNRELIRGLPEGFLADPEVGPETVAATLGVPTDDTELYRLTATVIGYYDTDMTTFANPRQLPDPGTTLSIAPDQQLETVLPNLGCETDSTDVADLDGIAHVGWLLNRPAEATNIHIPIEEFASTHLAILASTGSGKSYTASVLIEEMMRPSARASLLVFDPHGEYDTLADMQGEAAFRDEDGYEPDIVYYDPERLRVRISELEIGDVMAILDNPSNRMQERLSTAWRAMQRQESRTWGVDELIAEMERIYGDDDASVGALEWRLRRSIERNDLFHPEENVPLDEIVDPGQCTVLQMDTLDRWDQQLITTVLLRRMYRERLDDVRDRESAIDHPIFALFEEGHRFAPASGDAPSLRIMRTITSEGRKFGFGLGIISQRPSKIDQDVLSQCGTQISMQIQNPNDQDAIKNSVEAAGEDVLRELPGLTPGQAVVSGDAMNTPALIQVRQRRTPHGAGSRPVIEEWHDAYDERQREPTRSEGADFGEGGSTGVQDLD from the coding sequence ATGGCTGGCCGCTCGGACGTCGTCGGGACCGTCGCTGGACCGGGTGAAGATCCGAACGAATTCGTGTTCGTAACCCCATCGGACCGGTCGATCAAGACGGGCGAGTTCATCACGTACACCGTCTCGGCCGATGGCGGCGAGCGGTCGGTCTTTGCCCGTGTCACGAACCGCGAACTGATCAGAGGCTTGCCGGAGGGGTTCCTCGCCGATCCAGAAGTCGGCCCGGAGACGGTCGCGGCGACACTCGGTGTGCCGACCGATGACACCGAGTTGTACCGGCTGACGGCAACGGTCATCGGATACTACGACACCGACATGACTACGTTCGCCAATCCGCGACAGCTCCCGGACCCGGGAACAACGCTGTCGATTGCACCGGATCAGCAACTCGAAACGGTGCTTCCGAATCTCGGGTGTGAAACGGACAGTACGGATGTGGCTGACCTGGACGGCATCGCGCACGTCGGGTGGCTGTTGAACCGTCCCGCTGAAGCGACGAACATTCACATCCCAATCGAGGAGTTCGCCTCGACACACTTGGCGATCCTCGCATCGACTGGTAGCGGGAAATCCTACACCGCGTCTGTCTTGATCGAGGAGATGATGCGGCCGAGTGCACGCGCATCACTACTCGTGTTCGATCCGCATGGCGAGTACGATACCTTGGCTGACATGCAGGGCGAGGCGGCCTTCCGGGATGAAGATGGGTACGAGCCGGATATCGTGTACTATGACCCGGAGCGACTTCGCGTTCGCATCTCTGAACTGGAGATCGGCGACGTGATGGCGATCTTGGACAATCCGAGTAATCGGATGCAAGAGCGGCTTTCGACGGCGTGGCGCGCGATGCAGAGACAGGAAAGTCGGACGTGGGGCGTAGACGAACTCATTGCCGAAATGGAGCGGATTTACGGTGACGATGACGCAAGTGTTGGTGCCTTAGAGTGGCGACTCCGACGGTCGATCGAGCGGAATGATCTCTTCCATCCCGAAGAAAACGTCCCGTTGGACGAGATTGTGGATCCAGGACAGTGTACAGTGCTTCAGATGGACACGCTGGATCGATGGGATCAGCAACTCATTACCACCGTTCTCTTACGACGGATGTATCGAGAGCGACTCGATGACGTACGGGACCGCGAGTCTGCAATCGACCATCCGATATTCGCGCTCTTTGAGGAAGGTCATCGGTTTGCCCCGGCCTCTGGTGATGCTCCGTCGTTACGAATCATGCGGACGATCACATCCGAAGGCCGCAAGTTCGGGTTCGGACTCGGAATTATCAGTCAACGACCGTCGAAAATCGATCAAGACGTACTATCGCAGTGTGGGACGCAGATCTCGATGCAAATCCAGAACCCGAACGACCAAGACGCGATCAAGAATTCTGTCGAAGCCGCCGGCGAAGATGTTCTCAGAGAACTTCCAGGATTGACGCCCGGGCAAGCAGTCGTCTCAGGGGATGCGATGAACACGCCAGCCTTGATCCAGGTTCGACAGCGACGCACACCCCACGGAGCTGGAAGCCGGCCAGTCATCGAAGAGTGGCATGATGCCTACGATGAACGGCAGCGCGAACCGACACGATCAGAAGGGGCTGATTTCGGTGAGGGTGGTTCGACAGGAGTGCAAGACTTGGACTGA
- a CDS encoding DNA double-strand break repair nuclease NurA, producing the protein MPIDKRGVASELEANVETIESYLEDDTGIVERYRDAFQRLPDEWTSDDIRAALQDASYPGASPTGEFDAVDSIIVPYPESDGWENHEEVNKWAREIIRDVPVLAVDGSQLPPTTQFNVPLAYVQAAWAVNHHHAEGRLDRGVEGRLLTPDEVTQESSDGDYRFVDSQLVGHHRFEHEGQLLIDQLSAIADARDAGDIDHTPVAFYDGPLIASFANPLKPETRERYISTLSRVIAASQHHEVPLVGYVAGSSATELVKMTRLLLPDEFDTDRVIPDAHVLTELMSPWGDTTIPFISKRDGSIDALQATYDGEAYEFRDDILFSYLNVPPGAGLDRIEFPGWLCRSDGPDAYDSMYEYTVDIVRAEAGIGRGYPEILQQVDSDAVLDHQDRQQFQRVVQRWADSNDVPLEWNAKALSKELRRR; encoded by the coding sequence ATGCCGATCGATAAACGCGGTGTTGCGTCCGAATTGGAGGCGAACGTTGAGACGATCGAGTCGTATCTCGAAGACGATACGGGGATCGTTGAGCGATATCGAGATGCGTTTCAGCGATTGCCCGACGAGTGGACGTCCGATGACATTCGCGCGGCGCTGCAGGATGCATCATATCCAGGGGCGTCTCCGACGGGCGAGTTTGATGCCGTGGACAGCATCATTGTCCCGTACCCGGAGAGTGACGGGTGGGAGAATCACGAGGAGGTCAACAAATGGGCGCGGGAGATTATTCGTGACGTCCCGGTGCTGGCTGTCGATGGGTCACAGCTCCCGCCGACAACACAATTCAATGTCCCGCTCGCGTACGTTCAAGCGGCGTGGGCAGTCAACCATCATCACGCCGAGGGACGGCTCGACCGCGGCGTTGAGGGACGACTCTTGACGCCTGACGAGGTCACGCAAGAATCGAGCGACGGTGACTACCGGTTCGTTGATTCCCAACTCGTCGGCCATCACCGGTTCGAGCACGAAGGCCAGCTCCTCATTGACCAACTCTCGGCCATAGCCGATGCGCGTGATGCAGGTGACATCGACCACACGCCGGTCGCGTTCTACGACGGACCGTTGATCGCATCGTTTGCGAACCCGCTGAAGCCGGAGACCAGAGAGCGGTACATCTCGACGCTGAGTCGCGTCATCGCGGCGAGTCAACACCACGAGGTTCCGCTGGTCGGGTACGTTGCCGGGTCGTCCGCCACCGAACTCGTGAAAATGACGCGACTGCTCTTGCCCGATGAATTCGATACTGATCGCGTTATTCCCGACGCCCACGTACTGACCGAGCTGATGAGTCCGTGGGGCGACACGACGATTCCATTCATCTCGAAACGCGACGGGAGCATCGACGCGTTGCAGGCAACGTACGACGGGGAAGCGTACGAATTCCGCGACGACATCCTGTTCTCGTACCTGAATGTACCGCCAGGCGCTGGACTCGACCGGATCGAGTTCCCTGGCTGGCTCTGCCGCAGTGACGGGCCTGACGCCTACGACTCGATGTACGAGTACACCGTCGACATTGTCCGGGCAGAAGCAGGGATCGGGCGGGGGTACCCCGAAATCCTGCAACAGGTCGATAGCGACGCCGTGTTAGACCATCAGGACCGCCAGCAGTTCCAGCGAGTCGTCCAACGGTGGGCTGACTCGAACGACGTGCCGCTCGAATGGAACGCCAAAGCACTCAGCAAGGAGCTTCGACGACGATGA
- a CDS encoding SMC family ATPase translates to MRITEVALEDIKSYADRTVVPIEGGVTAILGENGAGKSTIQEAIGFALFDSLPFNNKEFVREGASSGTVEITFEQDTQNGTERYRVVRSVGRSKYGVHRYDPDANEWVDQDIDSKKGLVDWLCARFDVEDGDELSSLWSSSIGVPQTRFLSDFSQTPKNRKATFDALLNLDAYEESWKTLKDIPDAIESQQQDLRSDIDTLTGEVQGLPDKRAEAESLADDVSAIEARIERKSSELSEKEAEHEELEAVEEEIEGLDQEVDSLERDIDSTESNLETAKEELAAAEEAQEKCEANREGYREYKQASQRQEELEEREAERDKLAEKHDAQEDTVKEIRFEVEQLEEDSEELEDARETLEAREAEKERYEELDERIKSLKDGEDDVDALEEDIEQLVEEIEEREEEIASVEETIAEIEAEWEETTDPETLSGEINDREARRKQLASERERLEDQLDRLRDTDVDAPCPTCDRPLDEDHRSEAIGQREARIEEIETEREELAEELAEFREQREAAREVKQRADKLPVHRDKIESLENEIENLRAEKEEKEVELADLEDELTALPDLEAERDDLEETYNEYQTAEFRVDDHADVPAELDEKRTKLEEEQSALVEIKDELEQFDGLDEELAEAKETLEETESAYQTYIKHEQQASQVEERQERVDELESKLADLEANLEETEAELEETKASFDEERFETLESEIEDLKREIQRAKGTLDEKEENLRKEREEIAELETKLKERQKKLQQLKELKADQQFAEWVRENVREAGPKMREIITDRIGSRANELFRSIRGASAETLEWTSDYEIVVHDADVQKSFSTLSGGEKMAAALAVRLAILEQLASVGVAFLDEPTANLDRQKKRNLVSQLKQLDSFEQLTVISHDQTFDSMTDYTITVEKDRQTSEVSVN, encoded by the coding sequence ATGAGAATCACCGAGGTCGCGTTGGAAGACATCAAGTCGTACGCCGACCGGACCGTCGTGCCGATCGAAGGCGGCGTAACGGCGATTCTCGGTGAGAACGGTGCCGGGAAATCGACGATACAGGAGGCTATCGGGTTCGCGTTGTTCGACTCGCTCCCGTTCAACAACAAGGAGTTCGTGCGGGAAGGCGCGAGTTCGGGCACCGTCGAAATCACGTTCGAGCAAGACACGCAGAATGGAACGGAACGGTACAGGGTTGTTCGATCGGTTGGCCGATCGAAGTACGGCGTCCACCGGTATGATCCGGATGCTAACGAGTGGGTGGATCAGGATATCGATTCCAAGAAGGGGCTTGTGGACTGGTTGTGCGCGCGCTTCGATGTTGAAGATGGGGACGAGTTGAGCAGTCTCTGGAGTTCTAGTATCGGGGTGCCTCAGACACGGTTCCTATCTGACTTCTCGCAAACGCCCAAGAATCGCAAGGCAACGTTCGATGCGCTGCTGAATCTGGACGCGTACGAGGAATCGTGGAAGACGCTCAAGGACATCCCGGACGCGATCGAGAGCCAGCAACAGGATCTTCGTAGCGACATCGATACGCTCACCGGCGAGGTACAGGGGCTGCCGGACAAGCGAGCGGAAGCGGAATCACTGGCCGATGACGTTTCGGCGATTGAGGCGCGTATCGAGCGGAAATCAAGTGAATTGTCGGAGAAGGAGGCTGAGCACGAAGAACTGGAGGCTGTCGAAGAGGAAATCGAAGGGCTTGATCAAGAGGTTGACTCGCTGGAGCGGGACATCGACTCGACGGAGAGCAATTTGGAGACGGCGAAGGAGGAACTCGCAGCGGCCGAAGAGGCACAGGAGAAATGCGAGGCGAATCGTGAGGGGTACCGTGAGTACAAGCAAGCGAGCCAGCGGCAGGAAGAATTAGAGGAACGAGAGGCTGAACGAGACAAGCTGGCTGAGAAACACGACGCACAGGAAGACACGGTCAAGGAAATCAGATTCGAGGTCGAACAACTGGAAGAGGACTCGGAAGAACTGGAAGACGCCCGGGAGACACTGGAGGCGCGTGAAGCGGAGAAGGAGCGGTACGAGGAACTCGATGAGCGCATCAAATCGCTGAAAGACGGTGAGGACGACGTTGATGCGTTGGAGGAAGACATCGAACAGTTGGTCGAGGAGATTGAAGAGAGGGAAGAGGAAATCGCGTCGGTAGAGGAAACGATCGCGGAGATAGAAGCGGAGTGGGAGGAAACAACGGATCCGGAAACGCTCTCCGGTGAGATCAACGACCGGGAGGCGCGCCGGAAGCAGCTGGCAAGCGAGCGCGAGCGACTTGAAGATCAACTGGATCGGTTGCGTGATACGGATGTTGATGCGCCGTGCCCAACGTGTGACCGGCCGTTAGACGAAGACCATCGGTCGGAGGCAATCGGACAGCGTGAAGCCCGGATCGAGGAGATTGAGACGGAACGCGAGGAACTGGCTGAAGAACTAGCTGAGTTTCGTGAGCAGCGTGAGGCGGCGAGGGAAGTCAAGCAGCGTGCCGATAAGCTGCCTGTTCATCGAGACAAAATCGAATCGTTGGAGAATGAGATCGAAAACCTGCGAGCCGAGAAGGAAGAGAAAGAAGTGGAGTTAGCGGACTTGGAAGACGAATTGACGGCCCTCCCTGATCTCGAAGCCGAGCGAGACGACTTAGAGGAGACGTACAATGAGTACCAGACTGCCGAGTTCCGGGTCGACGACCATGCTGATGTACCTGCAGAGTTGGACGAAAAGCGCACCAAATTGGAGGAGGAACAGTCGGCGCTCGTGGAGATCAAAGACGAGTTGGAGCAGTTTGACGGCCTAGATGAAGAGTTGGCGGAGGCCAAGGAGACGCTGGAGGAGACGGAATCGGCGTATCAGACGTATATCAAGCACGAGCAGCAGGCGTCGCAGGTGGAAGAGCGGCAGGAGAGAGTCGACGAACTGGAGAGCAAGCTTGCGGACCTCGAAGCGAATCTCGAGGAAACAGAGGCAGAACTGGAGGAAACGAAAGCGTCGTTCGATGAGGAGCGATTCGAGACGCTAGAGTCAGAAATCGAGGACCTCAAGCGAGAGATCCAGCGGGCTAAAGGGACGCTTGATGAGAAGGAGGAGAACTTGCGGAAAGAGCGCGAGGAAATCGCGGAATTGGAGACGAAGCTAAAGGAGCGTCAGAAGAAACTCCAACAACTGAAAGAACTCAAAGCGGATCAGCAGTTCGCCGAGTGGGTGCGAGAGAACGTCCGGGAAGCCGGGCCGAAGATGCGGGAGATCATCACCGACCGGATTGGATCCCGGGCGAATGAGTTGTTCCGCTCGATTCGCGGCGCGTCGGCTGAGACGCTGGAGTGGACGAGCGATTACGAGATCGTCGTGCACGACGCAGATGTTCAGAAGTCGTTTTCGACGTTGAGTGGTGGGGAGAAGATGGCGGCTGCACTCGCCGTGCGGCTGGCGATCTTAGAGCAGTTGGCATCAGTCGGCGTCGCATTCCTAGATGAACCAACGGCGAATCTCGACCGGCAAAAGAAACGGAATCTCGTCTCTCAGCTCAAACAGCTGGATAGCTTCGAGCAACTCACGGTCATTAGTCACGACCAGACGTTCGATTCGATGACTGACTACACGATCACCGTCGAGAAAGACCGGCAGACGTCGGAGGTATCGGTCAATTAA
- a CDS encoding DNA repair exonuclease, with the protein MLTLTHIADTHLGHRQYGLKQREDDMVSTTRAAFQEMIEERGTDAILLPGDLFHSRDLRPKILHQVEQELERIPDEVPVLVSRGNHDENLTPRDVTWLNYLHQRGHIVFLKAELNADPETAWFNPYDPDEPGQSAGFYDIDVADLDRPIRVFGLQWRGAKTGQALQQVANGIQETNEMHGEPAWTVLLAHFGIEDEVPTLGGTVTHGELRELKDVVDYLALGHIHKRYESGGWIYNPGSPEAHNTREGRAEWEHGYYSVTLDIGGADAGSDTSEFEVEHYPTKRRPYYRIEFEVTAHESPGDLETAFQEHVKDVQADMTEYCSQDAFMARGEPRAPIIDLRFTGTLQFSRGDLRTDELAAWVEDACDALHVQVNTGIRTANVQQLISEIDEDEVFKDGQLNTAALEHRVFETVAKESIYDDSAADVADVLGNAHQMAQADEAVEDIRDAVSSARQELFPELADDVVLDIEEDPFADAETDEETSGDTARGDADAETEGVVEE; encoded by the coding sequence ATGTTGACGCTCACGCACATCGCCGATACACATCTCGGCCATCGACAGTACGGGTTGAAACAACGCGAGGACGACATGGTATCAACCACACGTGCTGCGTTCCAAGAGATGATCGAGGAGCGCGGGACCGATGCGATTCTGTTACCGGGTGACCTGTTCCACTCGCGTGATTTGCGGCCAAAGATCCTGCATCAGGTCGAACAAGAACTCGAACGGATCCCTGATGAGGTGCCAGTGTTAGTCTCGCGTGGCAATCACGACGAAAACCTGACGCCGCGGGACGTGACGTGGTTGAATTACCTGCATCAGCGCGGGCACATAGTGTTCCTGAAGGCCGAACTGAATGCGGATCCAGAGACAGCGTGGTTCAACCCGTACGATCCGGACGAACCGGGGCAGTCTGCAGGGTTTTATGATATCGATGTCGCGGACTTGGACCGGCCGATTCGCGTATTCGGCTTGCAGTGGCGCGGCGCGAAGACGGGCCAGGCGCTCCAGCAAGTGGCGAATGGAATCCAGGAGACGAATGAGATGCATGGTGAGCCGGCATGGACCGTGTTGTTGGCGCATTTCGGGATTGAAGATGAGGTCCCGACACTCGGCGGGACGGTAACCCACGGCGAGCTACGGGAATTGAAGGACGTCGTGGATTACCTAGCACTTGGACACATTCACAAGCGGTACGAGTCTGGTGGGTGGATCTACAACCCCGGGTCACCGGAAGCACATAACACCCGCGAAGGGCGAGCCGAGTGGGAACACGGCTACTACTCAGTCACACTCGACATTGGCGGAGCCGATGCCGGTAGTGACACCTCCGAGTTTGAGGTGGAGCATTACCCAACGAAGCGACGGCCGTACTACCGGATTGAATTCGAGGTGACCGCCCACGAGTCACCCGGAGACCTCGAAACTGCGTTTCAGGAACATGTAAAAGACGTGCAGGCTGATATGACGGAGTACTGCAGTCAGGACGCGTTCATGGCACGGGGTGAGCCGCGAGCGCCGATTATCGACCTCCGATTCACCGGGACGTTGCAGTTCAGCCGTGGAGATCTCCGAACGGATGAACTCGCGGCGTGGGTGGAAGATGCGTGCGATGCGCTGCACGTACAGGTGAATACGGGAATTCGGACGGCGAACGTGCAGCAACTCATCTCGGAAATCGATGAGGACGAGGTGTTCAAAGATGGGCAGTTGAACACGGCTGCGCTGGAACACCGCGTTTTCGAGACGGTTGCGAAGGAATCGATCTACGATGACAGCGCAGCCGATGTCGCTGACGTGTTAGGGAACGCCCACCAGATGGCGCAGGCCGACGAAGCAGTCGAGGATATCCGTGACGCGGTGAGTTCAGCGCGACAGGAATTGTTCCCGGAGTTGGCGGACGACGTGGTTTTGGATATAGAAGAGGATCCGTTCGCCGATGCTGAAACGGACGAGGAGACGTCGGGTGACACGGCCCGTGGCGACGCAGACGCTGAAACGGAGGGGGTGGTGGAGGAATGA